CTGTCGATGGGGGAGCACGCGGCCCGGACGGCGCTGCGCTGGGACGTCGACCGGCAGGCCCAGGACGAGCTGGCGCTCCGCTCGCACCAGCGCCTCGCGGCCGCGTACGACCGGGGTTTCTTCGACGACCTGCTGACCCCCTACCTGGGGCTGACCCGCGACCAGAACCTCCGCCCGGACACCACCCTGGAGAAGCTCGGCTCGCTCAAGCCGGTCTTCGGCACCCGTGGCCCGGACGCCGAGCGGGCCACCATGACCGCCGGCAACTCCTCGCCGCTCACCGACGGCGCCTCGACGGTGCTGCTGGCCTCCGAGGAGTGGGCGCGCGCGCACAGCTTGCCGGTGCTGGCCTGGTTCAGCTGGTCGGAGACCGCCGCCGTCGACTTCGTGCACGGCGACGAGGGCCTGCTGATGGCCCCCGCGTACGCCGTGCCCCGGCTGCTGCACCGGGCCGGGCTGACCCTGCAGGACTTCGACTTCTACGAGATCCACGAGGCGTTCGCCGCGCAGGTGCTGGCCACCCTGGCGGCGTGGGAGTCGGCGGAGTTCTGCTCCGACCGGCTCGGGTTGGACGCGCCGCTCGGGTCGATCGACCGGGACCGGCTCAACGTCACCGGCTCCTCGCTGGCCGCTGGGCACCCGTTCGCGGCCACCGGCGGGCGGATCGTCGCCACCCTGGCCAAGCTCCTCGCCGAGAAGGGGAGCGGGCGGGGCCTGATCTCCATCTGCGCGGCCGGCGGCCAGGGCGTCACGGCGATCCTGGAACGGTGAGACACACCGACGCCCGCCCCGAGGAGATCCGGGGCGGGCGTCGGACGTGCCGGTGCGGCTCAGCCGAGGGTGAACTTCTCCCACGCGCCGATGGTGGTGCGGTTGGCGATCAGCGGCTTCGCGCCGGCGCTCTCCGCGGTGACGTAGCGCCCGTTCACGGCGGCCTTCAGGGACACCGTGCCGCCACTGTTGCGGACCAGGGTGAACCGCTCCCAGGCGCCGACCGACGTCCGGTTGGCGATCAGCGGCAGGGTGCCACTGCTGTCGGCGCTCACGAAGCGGTTGTCCGCCCGGGCGAAGATGCCGATCTGGCCGTTGCCGAGGTCGACCAGGTCGAACCGCTCCCACGGGCCGACACTGGTCCGGCTCGCGATCAGGGGCTTCGCGCCGGCACTGTCGGCGGTGACGTACCGGCTGTTGGCGCCGGCCTTCAGCGACCGGTCCGTGTCCGTGACGGTGACCCGGTAGAACTTCTGGTCGGTGCCGACCGTGGTGGCGTTGGCGATCAGTGCCGTGGTGGCGTTCGCCGGCGCGGTCACGTACCGGCCGCTGGCGATGGCCCTGAGACTGATCGTGCCGTCGGTGTTGCGGACCTGGGTGAACCGTTGATTGGTGGTCACCAGCGTGCCGCCGGCGGTGACCGCCTGGACACCCGCGAAGTCGGCGGCGAGATACTGCCCTTTCGCGCGCCAGAAGAGCGCGATCTGCCCGCTGCCGGCGTCCACCACGTCGAACTGGCCCGTCGCGTCCAGGGCCGGGCGGTCACCGCTCAACCCCGGCCAGGGGGCCGCCAGCGAACCGACGTACCGCAGACCGGAGAGGGTGAGCAGGCCCACGGTCCCGGTACGCGGCAGCACGCTCGCCTGCTGCGAGGCGGCGTCGTGCCGACCGTCGGTCCCG
The Micromonospora sp. R77 DNA segment above includes these coding regions:
- a CDS encoding acetyl-CoA C-acetyltransferase; this translates as MQSVRRVAVIGGNRIPFARSNSRYASASNADLLGAALDGLVARFGLAGQRVGEVVAGAVLKHSRDFNLAREVVLGSRLDPHTPAYDIQQACGTGLEAAILVANKIALGQLEVGIAGGVDTTSDAPLAINEDLRRTLLRLNSARTLGERLKVAAKLRPHQPFRPEIPRNAEPRTGLSMGEHAARTALRWDVDRQAQDELALRSHQRLAAAYDRGFFDDLLTPYLGLTRDQNLRPDTTLEKLGSLKPVFGTRGPDAERATMTAGNSSPLTDGASTVLLASEEWARAHSLPVLAWFSWSETAAVDFVHGDEGLLMAPAYAVPRLLHRAGLTLQDFDFYEIHEAFAAQVLATLAAWESAEFCSDRLGLDAPLGSIDRDRLNVTGSSLAAGHPFAATGGRIVATLAKLLAEKGSGRGLISICAAGGQGVTAILER